In a genomic window of Deinococcus ruber:
- the sodA gene encoding superoxide dismutase [Mn] codes for MPFTLPKLPYAYDALEPHIDTRTMEIHHTKHHQTYIDNANKALEGTEWADKSAEEIISALDSVPADKKNVLRNNAGGHFNHSLFWTVLGAQGSGQPSGELSSAIDEAFGSFDAFKEKFEDAAKTRFGSGWAWLVVKDGKLSVVSTANQDSPLMGDAVAGVSGTPILGVDVWEHAYYLNYQNKRPDYLKAFWNVVNWDEVSRRYAEAK; via the coding sequence ATGCCATTTACCCTTCCCAAGCTTCCCTATGCCTACGACGCGCTGGAACCCCACATCGATACCCGCACCATGGAGATTCACCACACCAAGCACCACCAAACCTACATCGACAACGCCAACAAGGCTCTGGAAGGCACCGAGTGGGCCGACAAGAGCGCCGAAGAGATCATCTCGGCCCTCGACAGCGTGCCCGCCGACAAGAAGAACGTGCTGCGGAACAACGCGGGCGGCCACTTCAATCACAGCCTGTTCTGGACGGTGCTGGGTGCTCAGGGCAGCGGGCAGCCGAGCGGCGAACTGAGCAGCGCCATCGATGAGGCGTTCGGATCGTTCGACGCCTTCAAGGAGAAGTTCGAGGACGCCGCCAAGACCCGCTTCGGCAGCGGCTGGGCGTGGCTGGTCGTGAAGGACGGCAAGCTGAGCGTGGTCAGCACCGCCAACCAGGACAGCCCGCTGATGGGCGACGCGGTGGCCGGTGTGAGCGGCACCCCGATCCTGGGCGTAGACGTGTGGGAGCATGCGTACTACCTGAACTACCAGAACAAGCGCCCCGATTACCTGAAGGCCTTCTGGAACGTGGTCAACTGGGACGAAGTTTCCCGCCGCTACGCCGAAGCGAAGTAA
- a CDS encoding RluA family pseudouridine synthase yields MNSPDSLTLLAHAGRLDSVLSDLSGVSRSQVSHWIEAGRVRVAGQVVQRSSHKLRGGEPMEIDVPPPAISHVQAEDIALDVIYEDEALIAVNKPPGMVTHPAPSVVSGTLVNALLGRMTLPTQDGFEQDGSYRPGIVHRLDKDTSGVIVVAKTVEDHARLSHSFKERETRKTYLAIAGGQWKAQGPVQVDAPIGRHTVARQRMTVGGAGAREAQTLFTPLAAFPDGHGRTLALVQAQPRTGRTHQIRVHLLHLGSPILGDTVYGRPSEVIGRQALHAWKLEVPHPRTGEMLHLYASPPDDLLSAWTALGGTLPETVLTGPPGNPRAF; encoded by the coding sequence ATGAACTCACCTGACTCCCTCACGCTGCTGGCCCATGCCGGACGCCTCGACAGCGTGCTGAGCGACCTGTCAGGCGTCAGCCGTTCGCAGGTAAGCCACTGGATCGAGGCCGGGCGGGTGCGGGTGGCGGGGCAGGTGGTGCAGCGCAGCAGCCACAAACTGCGCGGCGGCGAGCCGATGGAAATCGATGTGCCGCCGCCCGCCATTTCACACGTGCAGGCCGAAGACATCGCGCTCGACGTGATCTATGAAGACGAAGCGCTGATCGCGGTCAATAAGCCGCCGGGCATGGTGACGCACCCGGCCCCCAGCGTCGTCAGCGGCACACTCGTCAATGCGCTGCTGGGACGGATGACGCTGCCCACACAGGACGGTTTCGAGCAGGACGGCAGCTACCGCCCCGGCATCGTCCACCGTCTCGATAAGGACACCAGCGGCGTGATCGTGGTCGCCAAGACCGTCGAAGATCATGCCCGGCTGAGTCACTCGTTCAAGGAACGCGAAACACGCAAAACGTATCTGGCGATAGCAGGGGGGCAGTGGAAGGCGCAGGGGCCGGTGCAGGTCGATGCACCTATCGGGCGGCACACGGTGGCGCGCCAGCGCATGACGGTGGGAGGTGCTGGCGCTCGGGAGGCGCAGACGCTGTTCACGCCGCTTGCCGCCTTCCCCGACGGACACGGGCGCACGCTGGCGCTGGTGCAGGCCCAGCCGCGCACCGGGCGCACCCACCAGATCCGGGTGCATCTGCTGCATCTGGGTAGCCCGATTCTGGGCGATACCGTGTATGGGCGACCCAGCGAGGTGATCGGGCGGCAGGCGCTGCATGCATGGAAGCTGGAAGTGCCGCACCCGCGCACCGGGGAAATGCTGCACCTGTACGCCAGCCCACCCGACGATCTGCTGAGCGCCTGGACTGCGCTGGGCGGCACACTGCCAGAAACGGTGCTGACAGGGCCGCCCGGCAATCCCCGCGCTTTCTGA
- a CDS encoding ferritin-like domain-containing protein: protein MSENSNKPSRRQFLGTAGLVGAGAVLASCAPAMATPNKPNLDAAILNFALNLEYLEAAFYLAAVGRLGELKAIGGNAEIRLPTGFDGNTAMPFTDPNVKAYAQEIAQDELNHVIALRGALKTAAVDRPVLDIGPAFAAAANAAAYNAKLIAAPATLSPAFNPYLNDLFFLHGSFIFEDVGVTAYHGAARLVTDDSAGGVLDTAAGILAVEAYHAGEIRALLFAQRATPTPYGVNVAQLIGAISALRAAVGNGKDQGITSDNSATGAANIVPTDDNSVAFGRTTDEVLNIVYLGSKSKPGGFFPNGLNGAIK from the coding sequence ATGAGCGAGAACAGCAACAAGCCGAGCCGTCGTCAGTTTTTGGGTACTGCTGGTCTGGTCGGAGCAGGAGCCGTGCTGGCGTCCTGCGCCCCCGCGATGGCAACGCCCAACAAGCCCAACCTCGACGCCGCCATTCTGAACTTCGCTCTGAACCTTGAGTACCTGGAAGCGGCGTTCTACCTGGCCGCCGTGGGTCGCCTGGGCGAGCTGAAGGCCATCGGCGGCAATGCCGAGATCCGTTTGCCCACTGGCTTCGACGGCAACACTGCCATGCCCTTCACCGATCCCAACGTCAAGGCCTACGCTCAGGAAATTGCTCAGGACGAGCTGAACCACGTCATCGCTCTGCGCGGCGCACTGAAGACGGCGGCTGTGGATCGTCCTGTCCTCGACATCGGCCCGGCATTTGCCGCCGCCGCCAACGCTGCGGCCTACAACGCCAAGCTGATCGCCGCTCCTGCCACCCTGTCGCCCGCCTTCAACCCTTACCTGAATGATCTGTTCTTCCTGCACGGCTCCTTCATCTTCGAGGACGTGGGCGTGACGGCATACCACGGCGCTGCTCGCCTCGTGACCGACGACAGCGCAGGCGGCGTGCTCGATACCGCTGCGGGCATTCTGGCTGTCGAGGCATACCATGCGGGCGAAATTCGCGCTCTGCTGTTCGCCCAGCGTGCAACTCCGACGCCGTACGGCGTCAACGTGGCCCAGCTCATCGGTGCAATCAGTGCCCTGCGTGCCGCCGTAGGCAACGGCAAGGATCAGGGCATCACCTCCGACAACTCGGCCACCGGCGCGGCCAACATCGTGCCCACCGACGACAACAGCGTTGCGTTTGGCCGCACCACCGACGAAGTGCTCAACATCGTCTACCTGGGTAGCAAGTCCAAGCCCGGCGGCTTCTTCCCTAACGGCCTGAACGGCGCCATCAAGTAA
- the tatB gene encoding Sec-independent protein translocase protein TatB: MPNLGFPEIMIILVVALLVLGPKKLPDLGRSLGNGIREFRKGTQGLKDELEGSLKAQEVPAPVVAPLRTEVHQD; this comes from the coding sequence ATGCCCAATCTCGGATTTCCTGAAATCATGATCATTCTGGTGGTGGCCCTGCTGGTCTTGGGCCCCAAGAAACTGCCCGACCTGGGCCGCAGCCTGGGCAACGGTATCCGCGAGTTCCGTAAAGGCACCCAGGGCCTGAAGGACGAACTCGAAGGCAGCCTGAAGGCCCAGGAAGTGCCCGCCCCAGTGGTAGCTCCGCTGCGTACCGAAGTTCACCAGGACTGA
- a CDS encoding RNA polymerase sigma factor — protein sequence MTLTDEDLIDQMAHGQQEALRELHARYAPYLYSMGRRMLRDQGDTESCVQDAFLNAWKAAVRFDRRLASAKTWLVTIAHRRFLQALRDRPDTSLPIEDWDAPTAAADPEDTLLAQKAVEVLDVGERQLIELAYYQGHSHAEVAELTGLPLGTVKTRLRSALARMKIHLGGD from the coding sequence ATGACCCTAACCGACGAAGACCTGATCGATCAGATGGCCCACGGCCAGCAGGAAGCGCTGCGCGAGTTGCACGCCCGGTACGCGCCGTATCTGTACAGCATGGGACGGCGGATGTTGCGCGACCAGGGCGATACCGAGAGCTGCGTGCAGGACGCCTTTCTGAATGCCTGGAAGGCCGCCGTGCGCTTCGACCGCCGCCTTGCCAGTGCCAAGACCTGGCTTGTGACCATCGCGCACCGCCGTTTTCTTCAGGCCCTGCGTGACCGACCCGATACCAGTCTGCCTATCGAAGACTGGGACGCGCCCACCGCCGCCGCCGATCCGGAAGATACCCTGCTCGCCCAAAAAGCGGTGGAAGTTCTGGACGTGGGTGAGCGGCAGTTGATAGAACTGGCCTATTACCAGGGCCACAGCCACGCGGAGGTCGCGGAGCTGACCGGACTTCCACTGGGAACGGTGAAAACCCGTCTGCGCTCAGCGCTGGCCCGCATGAAGATCCATCTGGGAGGTGATTAA
- a CDS encoding anti-sigma factor domain-containing protein: MLGSDSTHSESSYPDSDTLMDYALGFLNPEEAARVEAALEHSPTARAELEAYLSGLSDLVLDLPPELLPVGAEDRLLARLNAELPPQSAPAVTVSTVQVSTVQVSTVQGSPVVDTVGPDGADGAEEAETVTPVPDAALPRPRRSLLYPLLGAAAAVVLLVAVLPGLRGTTADQLATYRAQPGAVSSVVTAPSGQPIADVVRLKDGSAYVQMSATVALPGGKVYQAWKIVDKKPVSLGLFTGRSFIAKLPIGTVFAVTLEPSGGSPQPTSAPLFAQSI; this comes from the coding sequence ATGCTCGGCAGCGATTCCACACATTCTGAATCCTCTTACCCCGACAGCGATACGCTGATGGACTACGCGCTGGGCTTTCTGAATCCGGAGGAGGCTGCGCGGGTCGAAGCGGCTCTGGAGCACTCTCCCACGGCGCGTGCCGAGCTGGAAGCGTACCTGAGCGGCCTGAGCGATCTGGTGCTCGACCTGCCGCCTGAACTCCTGCCCGTCGGCGCAGAAGATCGTCTGCTGGCCCGACTGAATGCCGAACTGCCCCCTCAGTCTGCGCCTGCCGTGACGGTCAGCACAGTACAGGTGAGTACAGTGCAGGTCAGCACGGTACAGGGCAGTCCGGTGGTAGACACGGTTGGGCCAGACGGCGCAGACGGAGCTGAGGAAGCGGAAACCGTCACCCCGGTGCCGGACGCCGCGCTGCCTCGCCCTCGCCGGAGCCTGCTGTATCCGCTGCTGGGTGCGGCGGCGGCAGTGGTGCTGCTGGTGGCCGTGTTGCCCGGTCTGCGCGGCACCACCGCCGATCAACTGGCGACCTACCGCGCCCAGCCCGGAGCCGTCTCCAGCGTGGTCACGGCCCCCAGCGGCCAGCCGATTGCCGACGTGGTGCGCCTGAAGGACGGCAGCGCCTACGTGCAGATGAGCGCCACCGTCGCGCTGCCGGGCGGCAAGGTCTATCAGGCCTGGAAGATCGTGGACAAGAAGCCCGTGTCGCTGGGCCTGTTTACCGGACGCAGTTTCATTGCCAAATTGCCCATCGGAACGGTTTTTGCCGTCACGCTGGAGCCGTCGGGTGGCAGTCCACAGCCCACCAGTGCGCCACTGTTTGCTCAGTCCATCTGA
- a CDS encoding glyoxalase has protein sequence MLISGLDHVQIEAPAGHEEQARRYYTGFLELPELHKPEALQKNGGVWFALPDGRQLHTGVVAAFVPRTKGHPCLRCTDLDALLRRAAEFQVPAEEDFQLVPLRRAYLSDPFGNRLEVVQGQHESVVFSI, from the coding sequence ATGCTGATATCCGGGCTGGATCATGTGCAGATCGAGGCTCCTGCCGGGCACGAGGAACAGGCGCGGCGGTATTACACCGGCTTTCTGGAACTGCCAGAGCTGCACAAACCGGAAGCGCTGCAAAAAAATGGCGGCGTATGGTTTGCCCTGCCAGACGGGCGGCAGCTTCATACCGGCGTGGTGGCGGCGTTTGTGCCGCGCACCAAGGGTCATCCGTGTCTGCGCTGCACCGACCTCGACGCGCTGCTTCGCCGGGCCGCCGAATTTCAGGTACCTGCCGAGGAAGATTTCCAGCTTGTTCCGCTGCGCCGTGCCTACCTGTCAGACCCGTTCGGCAACCGCCTTGAGGTGGTGCAGGGTCAGCACGAAAGCGTGGTGTTCAGCATCTAG
- a CDS encoding glycerophosphodiester phosphodiesterase, with protein sequence MTSRSPLLLGHRGTPRLHHENTLSGFQAALDAGLDGVELDVRRLQDGTLAIHHDLNLPDGRALNTLTRPQLPASVPTLDDVLDWAAQTDAYLNVELKFEGARSDDRASASLRAIRQHGRAGRCIVSSFSPLMLKAARDADAGIERGFLYHRRYRLGIDLVPVVARRLDVTALHPHHSLIDAELMALARQERWRVNAWTVNEPGDVQRLTALGVDGLIGDLPETLLGARC encoded by the coding sequence ATGACCTCTCGCTCTCCCCTGCTGCTGGGGCACCGGGGAACGCCCCGCCTGCACCACGAAAACACGCTTTCAGGCTTTCAGGCGGCGCTCGATGCCGGGCTGGACGGTGTGGAACTGGACGTTCGCCGCCTTCAGGACGGCACGCTCGCCATTCACCACGACCTGAATCTGCCGGATGGCCGCGCCCTGAATACCCTGACGCGCCCCCAGCTTCCGGCGTCGGTGCCCACGCTGGACGACGTGCTGGACTGGGCGGCCCAGACCGACGCCTACCTGAACGTGGAACTGAAGTTCGAGGGAGCTCGCAGCGACGACCGGGCCAGCGCCAGCCTGCGGGCCATCCGGCAGCACGGACGGGCCGGGCGCTGCATCGTCAGCAGTTTCAGCCCGCTGATGCTGAAGGCCGCCCGAGACGCTGACGCGGGCATCGAGCGCGGATTTCTGTATCACCGCCGCTACCGACTGGGCATCGATCTGGTGCCGGTGGTGGCGCGGCGGCTGGACGTGACCGCGCTGCACCCGCACCATTCGCTGATCGACGCAGAGTTGATGGCCCTGGCACGGCAGGAACGCTGGCGCGTGAATGCCTGGACCGTCAATGAGCCGGGCGACGTGCAGCGGCTGACGGCGCTGGGCGTAGACGGCCTGATCGGAGACCTGCCCGAGACGCTGCTGGGCGCTAGATGCTGA